The segment CTATCATAATCTCtgtttgattattattttttatttatttctaatattTATTATGCACAATTGCTTTGGAGCTTTGAATATTAACAACATTTTTATATTTAACGTGGATCACGGATCTTTATTCTTTGTTGTTGGAAGAATAATGACAATTCAATTAATCCATTTGTAGACATTAATTATTCCTTATTGTTCTTGCAGCCAAGAATTGCTTGCAGCAGTAGAGCAAGAGAGGAATATAAGATTAAGCCGGTCTCCGAATTCTCCTATGTTTGCCCGGAATTCTCTTGACGAAATAGAATTTCACCATGTTTGTGTTCTTTTTCCCTAACATTAGGCCAACAGATTTGTCATGGATGAATTGCAACTTATATTATCTCCTTCATTACGAGATTGTAGGATTGTAGTTGAGCACCAATGATGAGAACTGGTTATGGTTGTAGGTTCCAGCTTATACAGATGACTCTGATTTTGAGGAAAGGCTAATGCAGCATTTGGCAGCTGCTGCAATGGGCAGAGGTCATTTCAGCAGAAGGGAAAGTCTACGGCATAGATCATCTGGCCAAGGTCATCCACAATTTTTAGTGTTTTCTACTCATACTCCACCTCCTGCCTCTCCTAGTAATGCAGAAGCTCAGAATGGAACCGTTTCAGCAACTACTGCAGTTGACTCTGCTACACCAGTTACCCCTGTCATGAGGGATGGGCAGTTAGAGCATGGCCCTTTGCCATCCACACCGGTGCAGATGAGTTCACGTACAAACAGGAATACTAATGTTGCAGCCCGAATTGTTGACAATAGAAGTGAAACCTTTCCACAGAGGTACATAATTTTCAGCATGAGGTTATTGGATTTGAATTTGAGCTGTTTGACTTTGCTATCTAGTAACCAAAGTGCCTGCATCTGCTTTTTATATGCAATGTTTCATTTGTTCACCGATTCAAGGCTCTTTTGTAGAATATTACCCAAAGATACTTACACTCCCTACTTAGTGGATAATGGAGTTGGAATGGGCAATTCGTTTTTCTTACCGTGTGGATATCTTTTTTCCTTCACCAAATTTCATTCAGGAATGTCCCAGGACAGCACTCTCCTGAAAATCAACAGAGAGCTCGGCCTTCCGAGTTCCAGTCCTTCTCAGAGTCGCTCAAGTCTCGATTTTCTGCTGTTTCCTCCAGGTTTTATTCTACCTTATGTGTTTTGTGTAGAACTGAGGTCTTTAGTTTTATCCCATTTTGTAGCATTCTTAAGGTTAATATTTGGTAATTAACAGGTACAAGGAATCAATATCAAGGGGTACACGAGGCTTTAGGGAGAAGTTGTTTGCACGTAATAATGCAGTAGCTGAACTTGGCAGAGAAGTTCAACGAGAAGTTAGTGCTGGGATTGCAGGTGTTACACGAATAATGGAACGTCTTGATCCTTCTGGTAAAAATAATGAAGTGACTGCCCCTGTTTCTGATAGTATGGAGGGAAGCTCAGCTGGAATACCAGTTGGACATGGCACTGAAGAGCACCAGGGTTCTGCATCTTCAGAATGCAGCAGTGGATCAAGCTCATGTGGCACTAGTTCGGGTATAAGCACCAATGGTCCACAGATTGTGAGTGATAAATCAGATAGTTGCATTGATGAGGCCTCTGTGAAGGTGAGGAACTCTgatctccattaaattccatgtcAAAGTCTCTAAGCTCCAAACGCTGAGCTGGATGTGCTAACTAATCCAAAAATATTTACATAGTTTACAATGTAAACCAAAAAGTTGATGCACATTATTTTAAAAATGCTATTCCTTCTGTTGGTGATTTATTTTCTTTTGCATTACAAGCCTTGCATTTTCTTTGGAAGGCATAGGAGAGGATAGTGACATTTAATAATAAAATACGTGATATTCTTGGCCTATAATCATTAAAACATTTTAGATTTGTCTTTGGTATGGTACCTATGCAAGTTTATGGTCCTGCCAAGTGCCAGGTCATTCCCACACTAACCCATTCCATGTCTTTTTTGGTTGTGGAAGAAAGAAGATTTTTTTTATTCTATTAATGGAATGTGATTTCCTTCTACCAAAAATAACATGTTTTAGTTTTGTGGATGTTAAATCCCTCCAGCCTTGCTCTTCTTTTGATATCTTCCATTGCATCTATTCTTAAGCTATAACCTTAGTATAATTTGCTGCCTCAATATTTTTCCATCAATCTTCACAAAGCCTATTGGAGCTCATATTTGTAGGGATGAATTTTCCAATAGCTCAACCAAGCATAGTTTGGATGCAGTGTATTACTCTTAACTGTTAGATTttagtaatcagatttgcagtcGCTTAACATATAGGTGCAGAAGTAGATAATGTACAGTAACAGAAATAAAGCACATAAATAGAGATGCACACAACACAagactaccctgggaaaacctcccccttggaggaaaaacccagcaacaacagatCTTCAGATCTGATTATAATAGACAGAAATTATAGTTACAAGTCTGACCCAGCTAAGGCACAATAGCAGCAGATGACAATAGATAGAAACCGACTTATCTCAGTCCTTCGGATGCAAGGTAATCACAAGACAATGAATTCGCTTTCCTTCGATGATGGTTCACTGTCTTCATACAATAGATGCACAGCAGATGGATTTCACCCAGCATACAATGACAATTCGCTGACTCCTAACTGAGTTTGcagaccttcaaggataatttgcacAGCTGGAGATTTCGCACCTAGGGCAGATCTGAATCACACTTTTGGAGCAGAGGTATTTTGTGAACTTGCTTGAATAGTTTCCTTCCAAAATGAATCTGTATTTATACAAGGTAGAGGGAATGCATATAGGGTCGGCCCAATACATTTTGGCGCCTAAACTCACTTTAATTCACACGCCACATAATGAGGATGGGTCCACACGTTAGCCCACACGTTTGGTAAATAGGTCCATGGGTTTTGAACATTATATGTTAGGAATATAAGGGAAGTAGGGCCCAGCCCTATAATGATCCAAACAACATTggaatagggcccagccctatttgttttacatattagattgagatagggcccaaccctatttaatcctaatggattcgaatgttgcctttggcactttgaatcctttataaatattttccaaactagttacaaaacaacattaacaTACAATATGTGGTTATGTatatgaattttggtttgtaatttCTTAATGATGGATGTCTCTAAGTTCCATAGTTGTTACCCTGAGCAAGAACTGTATACCTTCAAGGATGTTGCTCTTTTCCCATGAAGCACAGCAGTATGTTTTAGAACTGTGCATTTTCCTTGGCCTCTATATCGATGTTCACATCTGCTTCATTGCATTTTTTCTTAAAGAAATGTATCCCATATTTTGGATCAGGTTGATATGTCTTATGTATTATCTCGTCCATGGATACCGCGCATGACAAATGTGGTTCTATCATGAACAATTTCTATGCATATGCAGAGAAACTAGAAACAACATATGAAAAGTCAGTTTTTAAGAAAATTGATTTTACTGTTTAACAAGAAGTTTGAAGGAAGATGCTAAAAATTAAAGTAGCATTTTCTAAGTTGGAACAAAAAGGAGTTATATTAATATGGAATATATATGTGAAATATTTAAAGAACTAATTAGATCTTTTCAAAAAGAATAAAAAAGCATTGTGCTGAGTCTGACACCTATTGGGGTCACATAAAGAGCTTACCTATAGAAGAATACTCTCTAATGCATCTACCCAAGATATATATATGAGGTATGATTACTGGTAAAATAGGACCACTCATGAACAGAAAATTAGGAGAAGCTTTAGAGATTGGGAGATATACGAACAACCCAAGGCCCATCCACAAGCTTACAAGAATTCATGCTTGATGCACTATTCTTTATTATTCGATATATATTAATTATTGTCTATAATTAGTATCATGATATATGTGGAGTTACCTATGCACCGAGCTTCAAATTGTAATCTAATCATTCATTGGAAAGATGGATCATAAGGCAACTAAAAATGTTTATCTAATAAACTTTTACAAAATCTTTTCTGAAACCTTGTTCCTATAAGTATTAAGGGTTGCAGGAGCTTGAActctataataaaataaattcagtTGAAAAGCCCTGTTAAAGAGAACAGGGATCTTGAATTAAATTTTATGCTGTAAATGGTAAAACCAACTCAAGTCACCATAATGTTGTATTGCTGATCAGGGTGCTGTTTATTTCATTAGCAATACAGGCACCAACTAACAACCAGATTCCAGGCAACTGACGGTCCAGCAACCAGAAGTTAGAACCCATCGCCATGACCCAATTGACACAAAATCTTATAGGCATGGTCAAATATTATTGACAACAATTATCCCAAGAGTAAGAGCACATTACAGTTACTAAACTCCCTTCTTAGTTTCCAATATGATGTCAAAAAATGGTGCACTTAGTGGTGGGGTATTTGGGGTTATTGTACATATGTCAGCtgtgtttttaagttttttgcTAGTTAATGGAGAACAAGTCAGGAAAGAAAAAGGAGTTATAAAATTGGACAGTTTTAACACTAAAAATAACTGATTACAACAGCAGATCATACTTTTTAATAATAgaatttgaaactccaaaaaaAAATAAACTATGCTAAAGCTAGTCACTAAGACTACAAAACATAACAAAGTCTCAATTACATATTTAAAACTTTGCTTGTTTCGTTTGGaattgctcgaggacaagcaatATTTGGGATGGAAGGACTGTCATGTTCCCTCTGTAGGTTACCAGGTTCGGCCCCCTAGACCTCTGGTACTGGTCCGGTCCGCCTGTGGTCCGTGATTCACAGGCTTGGTTCAAACCAGGTTGAACCCAAGAGGACCTAGGTCGAACGCAGGGGTCTGACAGcccaaaaatgttttttttttgcaaattttttatttatttttaattccacCACAGAAAATTAAAATgtaaccctaaaagtgagttttaaaacattaagtaggctcatttcacacaagcaacatgactacaagcaaggtgaaatgaagatgtgggatatagagccagagcatactgatttggatgctttcacttctcagcttgttgcatttgatgactcagatagcgagcaaacttaaagtgcaagtgcaagtgtaagtggcattggcattggcattgattcatctaatgtcaatgtcgatgatgaggaggaggagaatgaggatgatgaattagagaatccatttgatgatcaaactttaaattgttgaaagttgaaacaatgatacttgaatattttatcattttgatattaaacttaatgtatatgatgctgtt is part of the Cryptomeria japonica chromosome 10, Sugi_1.0, whole genome shotgun sequence genome and harbors:
- the LOC131077490 gene encoding E3 ubiquitin-protein ligase RHF2A isoform X1, yielding MIQFGMEETKVTDTHLTSAAAFVEGGVQDACDDACSICLEAFTDNDPATVTSCKHEYHLQCILEWSQRSKECPMCWRILSLKDPASQELLAAVEQERNIRLSRSPNSPMFARNSLDEIEFHHVPAYTDDSDFEERLMQHLAAAAMGRGHFSRRESLRHRSSGQGHPQFLVFSTHTPPPASPSNAEAQNGTVSATTAVDSATPVTPVMRDGQLEHGPLPSTPVQMSSRTNRNTNVAARIVDNRSETFPQRNVPGQHSPENQQRARPSEFQSFSESLKSRFSAVSSRYKESISRGTRGFREKLFARNNAVAELGREVQREVSAGIAGVTRIMERLDPSGKNNEVTAPVSDSMEGSSAGIPVGHGTEEHQGSASSECSSGSSSCGTSSGISTNGPQIVSDKSDSCIDEASVKQDIEDSSGGEASVQHTATATATATVISPVS
- the LOC131077490 gene encoding E3 ubiquitin-protein ligase RHF2A isoform X2 — protein: MIQFGMEETKVTDTHLTSAAAFVEGGVQDACDDACSICLEAFTDNDPATVTSCKHEYHLQCILEWSQRSKECPMCWRILSLKDPASQELLAAVEQERNIRLSRSPNSPMFARNSLDEIEFHHVPAYTDDSDFEERLMQHLAAAAMGRGHFSRRESLRHRSSGQGHPQFLVFSTHTPPPASPSNAEAQNGTVSATTAVDSATPVTPVMRDGQLEHGPLPSTPVQMSSRTNRNTNVAARIVDNRSETFPQRNVPGQHSPENQQRARPSEFQSFSESLKSRFSAVSSRYKESISRGTRGFREKLFARNNAVAELGREVQREVSAGIAGVTRIMERLDPSGKNNEVTAPVSDSMEGSSAGIPVGHGTEEHQGSASSECSSGSSSCGTSSGISTNGPQIVSDKSDSCIDEASVKDIEDSSGGEASVQHTATATATATVISPVS
- the LOC131077490 gene encoding E3 ubiquitin-protein ligase RHF2A isoform X3, producing MIQFGMEETKVTDTHLTSAAAFVEGGVQDACDDACSICLEAFTDNDPATVTSCKHEYHLQCILEWSQRSKECPMCWRILSLKDPASQELLAAVEQERNIRLSRSPNSPMFARNSLDEIEFHHVPAYTDDSDFEERLMQHLAAAAMGRGHFSRRESLRHRSSGQGHPQFLVFSTHTPPPASPSNAEAQNGTVSATTAVDSATPVTPVMRDGQLEHGPLPSTPVQMSSRTNRNTNVAARIVDNRSETFPQRNVPGQHSPENQQRARPSEFQSFSESLKSRFSAVSSRYKESISRGTRGFREKLFARNNAVAELGREVQREVSAGIAGVTRIMERLDPSGKNNEVTAPVSDSMEGSSAGIPVGHGTEEHQGSASSECSSGSSSCGTSSGISTNGPQIVSDKSDSCIDEASVKVGTCYQKY
- the LOC131077490 gene encoding E3 ubiquitin-protein ligase RHF2A isoform X4, which gives rise to MEETKVTDTHLTSAAAFVEGGVQDACDDACSICLEAFTDNDPATVTSCKHEYHLQCILEWSQRSKECPMCWRILSLKDPASQELLAAVEQERNIRLSRSPNSPMFARNSLDEIEFHHVPAYTDDSDFEERLMQHLAAAAMGRGHFSRRESLRHRSSGQGHPQFLVFSTHTPPPASPSNAEAQNGTVSATTAVDSATPVTPVMRDGQLEHGPLPSTPVQMSSRTNRNTNVAARIVDNRSETFPQRNVPGQHSPENQQRARPSEFQSFSESLKSRFSAVSSRYKESISRGTRGFREKLFARNNAVAELGREVQREVSAGIAGVTRIMERLDPSGKNNEVTAPVSDSMEGSSAGIPVGHGTEEHQGSASSECSSGSSSCGTSSGISTNGPQIVSDKSDSCIDEASVKQDIEDSSGGEASVQHTATATATATVISPVS